AAGCGGGTCCAGGCGCTCGCGCAGGCCGTCGTCGACGACTATGACGGTGACGTCACGGCGATCTGGACCGGCGGTGACCCGGACGGCCCGGAGGTGCTGCGCCGGCTCAAGCGGCTGCCCGGGTTCGGTGAGCAGAAGGCCCGGATCTTCCTGGCGCTGCTGGGCAAGCAGTACGGCGTGACGCCGCAGGGCTGGCGCGAAGCCGCGGGCGACTACGGCAAAGCCGGCACCTACATGTCGGTCGCCGACGTCGTGGATGCCGGGTCACTGCAGAAGGTGCGCGCGTACAAGAAGGACATGAAGGCC
This region of Mycolicibacterium goodii genomic DNA includes:
- a CDS encoding HhH-GPD-type base excision DNA repair protein, yielding MPTLQLVQDPDADALLESNPFALLVGMLLDQQIPMETAFAGPKKIADRIGKVDATHIAEYNPDKFAEKFSETPAVHRFPGSMAKRVQALAQAVVDDYDGDVTAIWTGGDPDGPEVLRRLKRLPGFGEQKARIFLALLGKQYGVTPQGWREAAGDYGKAGTYMSVADVVDAGSLQKVRAYKKDMKAAAKAAKAK